The following is a genomic window from Candidatus Margulisiibacteriota bacterium.
GGTAGTCAGGGAGAACCGCTTTCAGCGCTTTCCCGGATAGCCAATGATAACTACAGGTTGTTCCAGATAAAACCCGGAGACACAGTTATTGTTTCCGCGCTGCCCATTCCGGGAAATGAAAAAACCGTTTATTCCGTTATCGACAAACTTGGCCGCAAAGGAGTGCAGGTAATCTATGAGGAAGCTTCCAAAATGCACGTGTCAGGTCATGCCTATGCGGAAGAATTAAAGCTTATTTTGATGCTTTTCAAGCCGAAGTTTTTTATACCTGTACATGGGGAGTACCGTCATCTTTCAGCGCATGCCCAGCTGGCAAGAGACCTTGGGAATACAGAGGAAATCATGATCGCGGAAAACGGTGATATTATTCAGATCGATAAAAACAGTATAAAAATTATCGACAAGCTGCAGCTGCATTCCACCTATATAGACAGTAATGATATGTGTTTGGATGATGAACAGCTGATTAATATCAGAAAAAATATGGCCAGCGACGGAGCTGTGGTTGTAGTGCTTTTTATTCATAACGAGCTTCAATCTATTCAGCATATCCAGATAACCACCAAAGGTGTGGTTATGGATGAAATGCCTTTTCTGAAAGGATTGCAGGACAGTATTGCTGACCAGTATAACTACTTGTTCGGCAAAGGAAATGTGACTAAAGAGACCCTGGCTCAGCAGATAGAAGATATGGTCAGAAAATATTTGCTGAAAAAAATAGACAAAAATCCGGAAGTAATCCCGGTTATCATCTATAAATAGATGGACCGTTTGCTGTTGCATGTTTGCTGTGCTCCCTGTTCTACTGCTGTAATCGAAAGACTAAAAAACGAATACGAACTGGGTTTGTATTTTTATAATCCTAATATTCATCCTCAAAAAGAATATTTTTTCCGCTTGCGGGAGCTGATGAAATTTGCGGCCCAAAGTAATATTCCGGTAATAGAGGCTGATTATCCGCTTAAACAATGGTTCCGGCTCGTGGCCGGCAAAGAAAAATGTTCAGAAAGAAGCGGAGAGCGTTGTGAAATATGTATTTCCACCCGTCTGTTAAATACTGCCGAAAAAGCCGCTGAACAAGAATATTTATGGTTTGCCAGTACTTTGTCCGTGAGTCCGCATAAAAATGTGGAGCAGATTAATCGGCTGGGAGAAGCAGCCGCGAAACATTACGGCATAAAGTTTTTGCCTGCCGATTTTAAAAAAAATAACGGATTTCAAAATTCTATAACTCTTTCCAGAGAACAGCATATGTACCGCCAGAATTACTGCGGTTGCGTTTTCAGCATGCTGGAACGGAAGGCAAGGGATAAGGCGTGAAACGTGAAAAGTGAAGCGTGAAACGTGAAAGGCGTCATACTGAGCCAGTTTACCCTGAGCTTGTCGAAGGGAAGTATGACTAAGTATTACGAAGCATGACAGTAGAAAGTGAAAAGTGAAGCGTGAAACGTGAAAAGTGAAAGGCGTCATACTGAGCTAGTTTACCCTGAGCTTGTCGAAGGGAAGTATGACAATTAAATTGATATCTAAGAGCCCCATAAAAAATCACTAAATATGTTATAATAAATTCAAATGCGGTCAATGATGTTAAAGATGTTATTGAGAACGCTCAACTATATTTTTTTATCCGGTAGCAGCAGTTGATGTTTAAACTAAAAAACCCTTCAGGATATATGTTTTCCAGCCTTGGGCAGGATATTTTCCATTTATTGCGAGGATTAGGCAGCTATACTTTGTTCACTCTGGAAATAATTCGTAATATTTTTTCGGGAAAAGTTAAGTTCAGGCATATTTTGGATCAAATGATAAAAATAGGCATTGATTCTTTGCCCATAACCGTAATTACCCTGACTTTTGTCGGTATGGTTTTCACCAATCAGGTAACCAAAGAGTTTTTCAAGATTGGCGCCGGCAAAATTATCGGCGGGATTGTAGGTTTTGCCGTGTGGCGTGAACTTGGGCCTTTATTTGCCGGGGTAGTAGTAGCTGCCAGAGTAGGAGCTGCCATATCGTCGGAAATAGCTGCCATGAAAGTTACCGAACAGCTGGACGCGCTGCGTTCCATGGCTATTAATCCCTTTTCCTATCTTTATGTGCCGCGTTTTATAGCTCTGGTTACCATGATGCCTATCCTGATTATTTTCGCTGATTTTGTGGGCTTCATTTCAGGTCTTGGTATATACTCCATACTTTATCATGGAAATCCTGTGGCCTATTTATCTTCCGCTTCGCAGATGCTTACATCGCTGGATATTTATGGCGGTATTTTGTTCAAAGGTCCTGTTTTTGGTTTTATCATCGCCAGTTTTTCCATATTTATCGGCGCTCATACCAAGCCTGGTGCCGTAGGTATAGGAGAATCAGCGATTTTTTCAGTCGTCAGTATTTTAATTACTTTATTTATTGTGAATTTCTTTTTATCCTATTTTATTTTTTAAATGATAAAAATAGAAAATGTTGTTAAGCAGTATGACGAGCACAAGGTGCTTGATGGCGTTAATATAAAAATTAAAGAAGGCAAAAAAACTACTATTATCGGTACCAGCGGTTGCGGCAAGAGTACTTTGTTGCGTTTGATATTAGGCCTGGAAACTTTTCAGGAAGGACAGATTTGGCTGGACGACATCGCTATTAAAGATTTAGGTGAAGAACAATTGAATAATATCCGTCTGAAGTGCGGTATGGTTTTTCAGTCTTCGGCCTTATTTGATTCTTTAACAGTCGGGGAGAATGTGGGACTTGTGCTTAAAGAACGTACAAAGCTCAGGGATTCTGAAATAAAAGAAAAAGTAATGGAAAAACTTTCTATGGTAGGTCTGGCTGATACTTACTATTTGATGCCGGGCAATCTTAGCGGAGGAATGAAAAAACGTGTGGCTTTTGCCAGGGCGATTGTAAATGATCCGCGCATCCTTCTGTTTGATGAACCTACTACCGGCCTGGACCCGATTACATCTACCACAATTGAACACCTGATAAATGATCTGACTGAAAAATTGAAAGTTACATCAGTAATCGTTACACATCAGATAAGTACTATTCTGAATACTTCCGAGCGTATCTATATGATCCATGACGGAAAAGCTTTTAAAACAGAGGGCCCGGACAAGATAATGGAGAGTGAAAATAAAATTGTTAATCGTTTTGTGAACGGAATTATCAAGAAGAAGAAGGANNNNNNNNNNNNNNNNNNNNNNNNNNNNNNNNNNNNNNNNNNNNNNNNNNNNNNNNNNNNNNNNNNNNNNNNNNNNNNNNNNNNNNNNNNNNNNNNNNNNATGACTAAACGGGAACAAAAATGGAAAGTTATAGAATGAAAGATTTGAGGGAACGCAAATTTATAGTAAGATATTATTAATATGAAAAAAGAAACTAAAGTAGGTTTTTTTGTATTTGTAGCCATGGTTATTCTGGTTACGGGCATTATTTGGAAAAGCAATTTGATGCTGCAGGCCAACGGTTATATGATTATCGGGTCATTCAAAACGGTCAGCGGACTTTTGACCGGCGCTGAAGTGCGTTATCGCGGATATTCTATCGGTAACGTGAATAAAATTACTCCCGGGCCCAAAGAAATAAGGGTATATATGTTTATCCAAAAAAATATCAATATACCCGAAGGCTCCAGACTGCGCATAGATTTTGACGGTCTTATCGGTGAAAAATACGTGAATGTTCTTCCCAATCCCAATTCCATGAACTTTATACACTACGGAGCTATTCTTCCGGGTTATGCGGCTTCAGGTATAGTGGACTTTGTAGATGCCGGTACCGAGAACCTGATGGAAACCAAAAAAATCCTGGAGGTCCTCAGCAAGATAATTACCAGCGAAGACAGCCAGTCATCCATTCAGGGTCTGATCATAAACCTGAACAAGATCTCGCAGCGTCTGGATTCTGTAATGACCAAAGTTGATACACTTTTTGAACAAAAAAATGTGCAGAATGTCGGACAGAATATCAGTGATATTTTAGTCGGAATAAAACGTGTAGTTACCAATGTCGATCAGTTAGTAAGCAAACTCTCAGGCTCGGTAGACAAGCAGGATGTGAAGGCCATTGTGAGTAATCTGAAATCCGTCTCCGGTAAAATGAACGATCTTACGGATTCTTTCAGCAAAGACAAAGACAAATTGCTGCAGGATTTGCAGCCGGTAATCCAGGGTTCAAAAGAAATTGTTGAACAGACCAAGGGTTTTACTAAAAGCTTAAACAATTCAACCTCTTTTTTCCAACAAACCTCAGTAAATTTGCAGGCGCAAGTCCTGAATAACAGCACCTACGAAGTCGGCAGTCAGGTAAGTGTGGGCGACAGTTCTTTAAAGTTCGACTGGGGTACGCAGGCCAATGACCCGAACCTCAAAGCCAAAAACCTGACTTTCGGCAAAAAAATTATGGATAAAGTGAAAGCCTCCATCGGTTTGGTTAATTTTTACCCGGGTGTAAAAGTTGACGTTAAAGTGAACGACAGTCTATCCCTGGAAAATGAATTATATAATCCGAATAATGTGGGCTATACATTGAAAGCCTATTATTATCTGGTGCCCAACATCAAAGCCATCCTGGGCCTGGACCAGAACCAGCAGAACAGCACCTTCACCTGGGGCCTGGGCGTAGATTCCTATTAGCTAAACCGTCATTCCAACCTGCTCCCTGAGGCTCTCGAAGGTGCAGAAAGTCATACTGAGCTAGTTTGCCCTGAGCTTGTCGAAGGGAAGTATGACATGGACATAAATACTTATTTGATTTGCGATCAGCCCTGTCATCCCCGAGTAATCGGAGATCTACCCATCAAGAAGCAGATTCCCGATCGAGTCGGGAATGACATTCAAAAAATGAACATACAGTTGATCGCAAACAAACATTCCCTTCACCCTTCACCCTTCACCCTTCACTTTTCACTGTCCCCATAATATCCATCACATAAACTCCATATATATTCCCTGCAACAAAACCGATCCTCTTACGATATTTAATAGGTTTGAAAAAAAATTCAGGAGGTAGAAGTATGAATAGAAAAATTATTTCGGAAAATACAATAAAGGTTGCCATAAACGGTTTCGGCAGAATAGGCCGCCAGGTTTCCCGTATAATATTACAGCAAAATCCCAATATGGAAATTACAGGCGTTAATGATTTAACTCCGCTGGAGCAGTTAGTTCATTTGCTCAAATATGACTCTGCCTATGGACCTTTTCAAGGTTCTGTACGCATGACCCCTTCCAAAGACGGTATGATTGTAAACAACAAAATAATCCCTATTTACAGCGCCCGCGATCCTCATCAGATACCCTGGCAGTCCAGGCCTGATATAGTTGTGGAAGCTACAGGTATTTTCAGAAACGTGGGCGACGCGTCCAAAGCAGGATACGGAGCTCATCTTGATAACAAATACAGTCCCGCCAGATATGTAATTTTAACTGTTCCGGCAAAGGACAGTATCACTACAATAGTTATGGGTGTAAACGAATACATGCTGGACCCGCAGACCAGAATGGTTTCAAACGCTTCCTGCACCACCAATTGTCTGGCGCCTGTGGCCAGAGTTCTGCATGAAAGGTTTGGCATCATCAATGGGTTTATGACAACAATACACGCTTATACCAATGATCAACGTCTGGTAGATACCGGCCACAGTGATCTGCGCAGGGCCAGAGCAGCGGCTCAGAACGCTATTCCTACCAGCACCGGCGCTGCCAAGGCAGTAGGCCTTGTCCTGCCCGAACTTGTAGGCAAGCTGGACGGAATTTCCGTAAGAATACCGACCATCACCGGTTCACTGGTTGACCTGGTTGTTAATTTGCAAACCACACCGTCAGTTAGTGAAATCAATGCTGCGATGCGCGAGGCTGCGGAAGGAGAAATGAAAGGTATTCTGGCCTACACCGAAGACCCGATTGTTTCTTCAGATATTATCGGAAATTCGGCTTCTTCGATATTTGACTCCTTAAGTACAAAACAATTAGGAAGTTCAAATACTTACAAATTATTAACCTGGTATGATAACGAATGGGGTTATTCTTCCAGAGTTATCGACCTGGCCAGACTGCTAATGGGTAGAAGATAGTTTAAGATGTTATAGTCACCCTGAGCCTGGCTTGCCCTGCTCCCTGAGGCTCTCGAAGGGAGCAGAGCATCAGCATGACTACTAACCGTCATCCCGACTGAAGCGTAGCGTAATAGAGGGATCTTGGGATTAAAAGTACCAGCAACTCTTAAACTAAAGATTCCTCGACTTCGCTCGGAATGACGGCGCCAGCGCTTCGCTCCTCCGGTCGAAATGACGTGGCCCCCTAACACTTAACACTTATCTCTTATCTCTTATCCCCGAGCCCCGAGCGCTGCAGATTTATTTAAACAACCACTGTATTACCAAAAACGCCGGAATT
Proteins encoded in this region:
- a CDS encoding ribonuclease J — encoded protein: GSQGEPLSALSRIANDNYRLFQIKPGDTVIVSALPIPGNEKTVYSVIDKLGRKGVQVIYEEASKMHVSGHAYAEELKLILMLFKPKFFIPVHGEYRHLSAHAQLARDLGNTEEIMIAENGDIIQIDKNSIKIIDKLQLHSTYIDSNDMCLDDEQLINIRKNMASDGAVVVVLFIHNELQSIQHIQITTKGVVMDEMPFLKGLQDSIADQYNYLFGKGNVTKETLAQQIEDMVRKYLLKKIDKNPEVIPVIIYK
- a CDS encoding epoxyqueuosine reductase QueH — its product is MDRLLLHVCCAPCSTAVIERLKNEYELGLYFYNPNIHPQKEYFFRLRELMKFAAQSNIPVIEADYPLKQWFRLVAGKEKCSERSGERCEICISTRLLNTAEKAAEQEYLWFASTLSVSPHKNVEQINRLGEAAAKHYGIKFLPADFKKNNGFQNSITLSREQHMYRQNYCGCVFSMLERKARDKA
- a CDS encoding ABC transporter permease codes for the protein MFKLKNPSGYMFSSLGQDIFHLLRGLGSYTLFTLEIIRNIFSGKVKFRHILDQMIKIGIDSLPITVITLTFVGMVFTNQVTKEFFKIGAGKIIGGIVGFAVWRELGPLFAGVVVAARVGAAISSEIAAMKVTEQLDALRSMAINPFSYLYVPRFIALVTMMPILIIFADFVGFISGLGIYSILYHGNPVAYLSSASQMLTSLDIYGGILFKGPVFGFIIASFSIFIGAHTKPGAVGIGESAIFSVVSILITLFIVNFFLSYFIF
- a CDS encoding ATP-binding cassette domain-containing protein, whose translation is MIKIENVVKQYDEHKVLDGVNIKIKEGKKTTIIGTSGCGKSTLLRLILGLETFQEGQIWLDDIAIKDLGEEQLNNIRLKCGMVFQSSALFDSLTVGENVGLVLKERTKLRDSEIKEKVMEKLSMVGLADTYYLMPGNLSGGMKKRVAFARAIVNDPRILLFDEPTTGLDPITSTTIEHLINDLTEKLKVTSVIVTHQISTILNTSERIYMIHDGKAFKTEGPDKIMESENKIVNRFVNGIIKKKK
- a CDS encoding MlaD family protein, giving the protein MKKETKVGFFVFVAMVILVTGIIWKSNLMLQANGYMIIGSFKTVSGLLTGAEVRYRGYSIGNVNKITPGPKEIRVYMFIQKNINIPEGSRLRIDFDGLIGEKYVNVLPNPNSMNFIHYGAILPGYAASGIVDFVDAGTENLMETKKILEVLSKIITSEDSQSSIQGLIINLNKISQRLDSVMTKVDTLFEQKNVQNVGQNISDILVGIKRVVTNVDQLVSKLSGSVDKQDVKAIVSNLKSVSGKMNDLTDSFSKDKDKLLQDLQPVIQGSKEIVEQTKGFTKSLNNSTSFFQQTSVNLQAQVLNNSTYEVGSQVSVGDSSLKFDWGTQANDPNLKAKNLTFGKKIMDKVKASIGLVNFYPGVKVDVKVNDSLSLENELYNPNNVGYTLKAYYYLVPNIKAILGLDQNQQNSTFTWGLGVDSY
- the gap gene encoding type I glyceraldehyde-3-phosphate dehydrogenase, whose translation is MNRKIISENTIKVAINGFGRIGRQVSRIILQQNPNMEITGVNDLTPLEQLVHLLKYDSAYGPFQGSVRMTPSKDGMIVNNKIIPIYSARDPHQIPWQSRPDIVVEATGIFRNVGDASKAGYGAHLDNKYSPARYVILTVPAKDSITTIVMGVNEYMLDPQTRMVSNASCTTNCLAPVARVLHERFGIINGFMTTIHAYTNDQRLVDTGHSDLRRARAAAQNAIPTSTGAAKAVGLVLPELVGKLDGISVRIPTITGSLVDLVVNLQTTPSVSEINAAMREAAEGEMKGILAYTEDPIVSSDIIGNSASSIFDSLSTKQLGSSNTYKLLTWYDNEWGYSSRVIDLARLLMGRR